One Triticum dicoccoides isolate Atlit2015 ecotype Zavitan chromosome 3B, WEW_v2.0, whole genome shotgun sequence genomic window, ATCtgcccacaagtgttgccaatatttttggtcattggttggagGGCATTTCATATAGGTTCAAAATGCTAATTCGGGTGGGAGCATATGCTTTATTATGGGCActctggctatgtagaaatgatttggttttcgaGGGCAAAAACACCtctcctttgcaggttattttccgttgtACACACTCGCTTTGTACATGGTCTACACTACATCGAACGGAGTATCAACCGTTATTCAAGGCAATGTGTACGCGGTTGGAGCCGGTGGGCAGGGAGGTCTTCGCCCagcatgggtggcagcataatctaCGGATAGCCGCACCAACTCCTTCATCATAGGCGGACTGTCGGTCCTGTATGATCCTATTGTTGCTGATATGTCGCTTTTTTATCTTCTTTCATTTTGTTTTtgtttggttgtgtgcatcttagttatgcagaggtcgGATGATGCTCATTATGTTTTGTATCCGCTTGATActacattttgagtcaataaaaatgCCCTTTATAAAAAAATGTAAGATCATACATAGCCCGGCGCCTCAAATCCGTCTCATACGTCAGGACGGGGCGCCCGGTCACTGATCGCTCACGAAAATTTGACCCAAACGAGTTTCTTAAACGGGCTTCAAATGCCTCGACTAACCAGCATCCTTCATATCCAGCCTAAATATGGGCCACCTGGGCACGCCCGCCATATCGGACCCGACAGCTCGACCCTGCCGCAAATTGCAACAAATCCACCaaacccttcctcctcctcccgccgccctccaAGGTTTCCCGTGGCCGAGCACTCGCCATCCTTCACCCTTGTTCCCCATCCTCGCCACCGGTCCTGGTCCACTGCCCGAGATGTCGTctagcttgtccccgaccgccgcgACGGAGACGCGATCCACCTCGTCCGTCGGCGTCACTTCGCCGGTTCTGTCTTGCAAGGCGGAGAACGTCGCCGGAAGTTGCAGCGACACCGACAGCGAGAGAGGGAGGCGGCAATGGCGACGCAGGGAGGTTCAGACATGGTGAAGCAGTTGTTTCCCCTGCCGTGCCAGGAAGCACGCGCCCCTTTCATCCTAGTGCCGACACAGATTACCCCGTCCGACCCCGTTGGGACATAGGAGGATTCGACGACTGGCTGGGCCATTCCGGAGAGCTTTCCGCCCATGCAGATGTCGGCGGTCGACGTATGTGACTCACCGCAGCTCGTTCGGCATGCGGATGAGCATGGGCACCGACGTTGCCCGGGCTGCTTCGACATGTTCGATGGAATAACAGAACAAGAGTCGGTATGCATTTTTTGCTCATGTCCGATCAAATTTTTTCATAGACCACTAGTTCATTTCGCACATGATGAATTCTCACAAACCATTATCATGCAGGAGGCGTTCTTGTCGAACATGATCAATGACAATGAAGAAACGACTGAAATGGAGTATGAATTGGAGGGCACCACCGCATTTGAAATTGGGACAACATCTGGTCCCAACCCgagcaagaagaaaaagaaggtcaAGACGGCGAAGGCAAGAGATCCGGCATTCTCGATATTTGAGGACATCTTGTTGGTCAAAATTTGGTTGGCCACAACAATGGATCCAATATGCGGCATCGAGTAAAAGGGGAACAAATATTGGGGAGAAAATTTGGAAGGAGTATCACGAACAAAAGGAGTATGTGGAGCCGCATCCTATCATGACCACCCACAATGTGGCATCTCCAACATCGGTGGGGGATCATTCAAGGGGAAGTCAAGTACGTCGGCTACTACTCACAAGTGACCAAACACCCTCAAAGTGGGATGGGAGTGGCAACTCATGTAACCTCAATTGCTTCACCTTGTTGTCATTTTTTTGCATATGCTTCTTGTATTTGCATTCTCATGTTTATACATATGTTGTTTGCTAGACGGCGATGGCGGCCACTTTGTATCACGGGATGGAGAAGAAGACATTTGCATTTAGCCATTGTTGGATCATATTGAGAGGCAAGCCGAAGTGGAACCAACTTGTGACCGATCTCAAGTCCCGCAAGAAGAGGAATGATGGCTGAAACTTCCACCAATCAATTGGGTTGGACGATGAAGAGGACGATGTTGTCGTCATGAATGGAAGAGCCACCGTGCCAAAGGATAACCGCCAAGTCATGGAATACAAGTGGGACAAGGCACAAGCCTCCCGTGGCGCCGCGACTACAAAAATATCGTTCACATGGACAGGCATTTTTCAGTAAGGGAGAAcaagaaggaggagaggtacaaTCCCAtgttggatgcaccaaaggagaggaTGGAGTGGGACCGGAAGATGGCGGAAAAGAAACTCGAAATTGACAGGGAGAAGATCGACTTGGAGAAGCAAGAGGCAGTGATTAAATGAGAACTCGACAAGGCCAAGACATTGGGCGAGATAGAGCTTGAGAAGGAGAAGTTGCAACTCGCACGGGACGCGGAGGATGCGAAGATCATGTTGGCGGACGAAACCCTCTTGGATGAGTATGCAAAGAAGTGGCTTGCGGAAAAGAAAAAGGAGATCATCGACCGTAGGGAGTTCGAGGCGGCGAGGGCGGCAGCGGATCATGCGGGCCGGATGCAGGCGGAGGAGGCAACCCGAGTGCAGGCGGAGCAGGCAACCCGGATGCAGGCGATGCTGGACGAGCAGGACGCATTCCGCCTGGAGCAGGACGCATTTCGCTCGGAGCAGGAGCCCGGCCAGTGATCCAAAGCCATCCATCACCCTCAGACATTGATTTCATTTTCGCATGTCTGGTTTGTTGAACTATTATTTGCTCTTGCTTTTGTCTCGAACTGCGGACAATTTGTATCATATGATCGATTTGCATGGACATGGATTTGAGGATCGACATTTGATGTATATGAATGTGAGAAGCAACATATGAGGGGCCGGCGGGCCCTGTCCGCGGACGTGCCCACGTGCGTATATGGGGCCGGATACAGTAGATGCTCTAAGAGACGGTTGAGTTCGTCCTTATTCTACCTGCCCCTACCGGTCCAGTGGTCGGTCATGGAGAGGGCATTCTGCATGTCTTGCTTCAACTAGCAGTTGATTGATTTTTTTTTAGCCTTTGTGAAGGCGTCATTTAAACATATGACATTGCTTCTTTTTCGAGTTGGCCTTTCGAACTTTGATCTTTGTCGTGATTATTCACATGGACTAAGTCAATGGAACTCCGTAGATTCCGTCGTCTTCATGGAACGATGAAGTTAGGGTTTTTGTCATGCGTTCACGATGACGAGATCTGATGTCAACATTTCAGATGCTCAATAATGATGACTACAACTGCAAGACACCGATGCCTTAAGGCACGCACACATAGATTTGCCGATCGTCACCGGCAAGGCCAAATCGATTCGATCTATTTTTCAGAATAAGGAAATTATCATTCTCTTTCACTATGATCAAGAGTGAATACTTTTTCATTCTAAAAAAAAAGAGTGAAAACTTTTTCAACTTTAAAAAAGACTGAATACCTTTCTGGTGCCACTCCTGTTCACGGGTCACACACAGGCTCGACACAGACGTGCTCTCGCGTTGGTGGGTCCTCGGAAATCTAGGGGCGCGGGCCGGTCCCACCGGTCGCTCCACCTCGTCCGGCCCCACAAAAAGCGGCCTCGCTTTGCTTTGCCCCGCAGGAGAGGCGCGGCGCAAGTGCGCAACACACGCCCGCAAAGCTCGCTCCCTAGTTCTCTCGCCGTCGCCCGAGGCGGCCGCCGGGCGAGGCGAtcagacgaggcggcggcggcggcggcggcggcggttcgcAGCGCCACAGCGAGGTGAGCGATCCCTCCCTCCCTGCCGACTCCGTCCCCTGATTTGGGCGCGATTCGTGCTGGATTTCCcccgtttcgtcgcgggttttggtGGGGTTTTAGTACTACTGCTTTGTTCGCGGTGCGAGCGGCCCGCTTGGGGGTCTGCGTGCGGTTGTCGCGGGTCGATTTGGAGCGGGTGGCGGCCAATGCGGCCATGGCCGCTCGGTGTTCTTAGGGCCGGCTGCGGGTGTACGGAAGTTGGGGGTCGCGGAATATGAGCTTCGAGTGGAGCAGGTTGAGGGTAGGTGCGCTTGATGGTTCAGGTGCGGGGCGATTCGGTTTGATTTTTCTACGGGGAAAcggtggaattttttggtgttttctAAGCAACTGGTGGGTGGCCGTGGGCACGGCTTTGGATATTTTTGGCATTCCAGCGTTTCCCCGTGCTGCGACACTGGTCGCTGCCATTGCTGATGTTTTTGACGCCTAGCAACCGTGTGGGATCTACGAAGTCAGGGTTTATGGGGACGATATTTTACCGGTTGGATTTCATTGGAAAAAGTTCACGGAAGTAGGGGGGCAGAATCCTGTCGAAACACGTCCACTCTGGGGTTGCTATTTTGTTGCTGCGGATGTTGTGAAGCAACTCGAGCTAGTTGCATAACTTGTTCTAATTTGCAGTTCTGAATTGGAGGATTTCCTGTAGCGAGCCTTTCAGGACTTACATCCTCGAGTTTTGATGTGGAAATGGCATGTAGGTGTGGTGTCCTACACTCCTACTGTTGTGTGTCCCTTCCAGTTGCATTGCCGACTGTGAGGTAGCTCACTGTAATTTTGCCGTGGAGCTCATGCAGTGAATCTATTTTCTGGTGCTGTTTTAGGTGTTGCTCCGATTGCACATCTCGTGGAATTTCTTAGTTGCTGCAGGCAGCGTTTGTATGGTGCTCTTGAAATTTTATCAAACAGTGGGTGTTTGGCATCAGAAATAGAACCATAAATCTTTTGACGGAAACACAACTACAGCCTTTTACATTCCCATTGTTCTGGTTTACCTGGCAAGCTCAGGTTTACGGACGTCATGATGTTAGGAGCCActtttgattttattttattttttggtacGATCTTGCTGTCAGATATAATATGATGTTGGTTGTGTCAGTACTCTTTTGATCACtagtttcagatttgtgtttactATAGTAATTTGTGCTGATCGGTGTGATAATTTATCTATACATGATTTTGTTGCCGCAGTACACCTTCAGGTTTACTAATGGTTATGTTTTGTGCATTGTTGATAATTTTTCAAAGAATGGGTACTGGACGGAAGGCAGAGACCTACAATGCCCCAGCACCAAAACAAGATCGAAGCAATACTCGGTGGTATGGTGACCAATCTTTTCCTGCACGTAATCTTGGGGAAGATGCGCTAGCAGGAGTTATTTTCGGCTGCACCAACAAAACAATGAATGAATGCCTCTCTAAACAGCTATTTGGTTAGTACATTTCTTTTGATTCGTATCATTTGCAATTTCGTTACAGTGAATATATCTTGCTGACATCATATCTTGGTTGATTTTCGGAACATTAGCCTGTTCCTCATCAGTACTTTGTTGAACTGCTCGTTAACTTCGAATGCATGGTCTTTCTACCTTGTGTTTGATAGGTTTGCCTGCATGCCATTTCTCCTATGTGAAGAATATTAAACCTGGACTGCCTCTGTTTCTGTTCAGTTATAGTGACAGAAAACTGCATGGCATTTTCGAAGCTGCCACTCCTGGCCAGCTTACCATTGACCAATTTGCTTGGAGTCATGATGGTAGAACAAAGACACAGTATCCCGCACAGGTATCAGCATATAACAACTAGTGTTCAATGTATCTGTCACTTCAGTTTGTATGTATGATTTTGCTGGTTATAGTTTTGTAAACTGATTGTGATGTGTGAGTGACTTGATTTTTGTTCTGAAGGTTCGGGTCTCTATCAAAACTCAGTGCCTACCACTTCCAGAGAACATATACAAAGGCGTGATTAGTGGCAATTATCACAAGTTTCGCCACTTCCACTTTGAGCTAGACCATGCACAAACAAGAGACTTAGTTTCTTTGTTTGTACCTGCTCCTGTTGGTGCTGTTCCAAACGAGCGGAATTTTTCGGTACCTCGTGCTCCTGTTGACGCTGCTCCAAACAGATGCAGTCTTTCTGGACCTCTGCCATCTCCAATAGGAGCACAGCTTGTTCGTGGCGTAGTGTCGACTGAGTCTGGTTCAACGGATGGTGAACAGTTTGCCGGTTCAGCATATTCAGTTGATAGAAATGCTGACCATGCCAGTGCAAGTAGAACATCAAAGAGCAACTTTGATGAAGAGCCTTCTGAgtgggatgatttggatgatggTGTGACTGAGAAAGGAACAAAGTCTGTGAATGATGGCCATCCACATATCAATCCATTGAATGGTCAACAGCATGACCCAATGGATGTTTTGCAGAAGTTGCAAGAACTGTCTCTTTTACGGCAGGAGAAGGCCCAACCCTCGGAGGTTGCTGTTGATTATACTTCAGGTAGAAGCAGACTTCAAGAATCACCACTGGGTGCTGCTTTTGGCAAAGATCCATCAAACGCCACCTTGGGCGGTGATGCACCTGTGAAAGACAGCACATCCTTTGAGCAACTTTGTGGAAATGATGAGGTGCCCTATGCTATTCTGTTTTCTTGATTACCTGTTGCCCTTAATTATTTTCACATTATGCTCCAGATTTTCaaaattatggtttgtaatattccgTATGCACACACTTATCTAATGCTATTTCTGGTACTGTATGCAGCTGCTTCAGATCATCAATGAATTATCCAAGAAGACCGAAGCAATTGGGAAAAAGCAGGTATTAACTTGTTTGCTTTGAACTTTTGGGTGCAAATCATCATCTGCTGGAGAAGAAAGTATAAATAGATGGAGCTGCTTTCCTCATTGTCTTAAGTTCTTATTTGGCATGCCCGTAACTATGTGATTTTAATTCATGTTCAAATGTTTATTGGAAATATGAAACCATATTTATTCTCTTTACATTATGTTGAGTTAATTATGTTACTCATGCATGTTTGATATGCATTCCCTCTGTCTTGATTGTGTTCGTGCATTCCAGACCGAGTCAGATGAAGAAATACTTGTATTGAGGGCAACTGTAAAGGACATGGAAAGAAAAATTCAGGAACTGCAGTACCAATATGGGAAATTACAGTTGGAGTATTCAGCAGCACTTCTTGGTGAACCACGCAATATTCTGGAAGGGCCATCAATTTTCCTAATAGGTGGCCATAATGGCATCACCTGGTTGCCATCCCTCGATTCCTTTTACCCTACAGCAGATAGACTAGTGCCGCTGAGGCCAATGAGCTCAGCCCGTTCATATGCTGCTGTTGCTGCATTGAATGATCATCTCTTTGTTATTGGTGGCGGCGATGGCGATTCATGGTATACCACAGGTAAACATTGTTCGGCATGACAAATAAAGATCTCTGTAGAAGTTCAAGTTGTTTGACTATCTGCATTGCTTTTATCAGTGGAATGCTACAACAGGGTGAGCAATGAGTGGATGGCATGCCCATGCTTGAAACAGAAGAAAGGAAGTCTTGCTGGAGCTACATTGAATGGTAAAATATTTGCTATTGGTGGGGGCGATGAGTCGAGATCTTTTTCAGAAGTTGAGATGTTTGATCCAGTACTTGGGAGTTGGATATACAGCCCGTCTATGCAACAATGTGTATGGTCTCATGCTCCCTCTAACGCTTATATTCAGTGAAATGTTCTAAACCTAATATGCAATTTAAATTATTGGCATATTCTTATTTGTGATATGTGATCAGGGTTAGATTCTATAAGCTAGAGCAGACAAAAGAAATGCTATGAAGGGAGGAGGCTGTTTTAAAACTTCAAAACTGCATATTGGATGTTCTTAATCACTTAAATCTGGTGTATTCTTCATCCTTTAAAGGATGGAGTTCCTGGCATTATTGTATTATGGTTTACTTGTAGTTGCATACGATCAATAGGAAAGAAGTTAGACATCTGTTTTGGCATTACAGGTTTCTATGCATCTACTCTAGTCTATCCTTTTAGCACTAGCATAGATCATAATGTTTTTTTTTCTGGAGAGATATTGATGCCAACATATGGTGTGTAGAAGTAAGGATAGATGTTTGATATTTCCACGTCACTTTTTGGGTGCTACATTAATCCACTCCATCATGCATTTTTCCCACTATGTCGATGTTAGAACTAACAGTTATTCATTCCGCTGCTATGTTTGTTCCAGCGATTTGCTCCTGCTGCAGCCGAATTAAATGGCATCCTCTATGTTGTTGGTGGTTATGATTTCAGTGACGACTCATACTTACAGTAAtgatccctcagcattctctacatTTTTTCATGATTATACCATTTAAACCTGCATAATAAATGAAAGATTTTAATACCCACAGATCAGCAGAAAGGTATGATCCAAGGGAAGGTTTCTGGACCCAGcttgcaagcatgaagacaaaaaGAGGATCCCACTCTGTTACTGTCCTGGGGGAGGCACNNNNNNNNNNNNNNNNNNNNNNNNNNNNNNNNNNNNNNNNNNNNNNNNNNNNNNNNNNNNNNNNNNNNNNNNNNNNNNNNNNNNNNNNNNNNNNNNNNNNNNNNNNNNNNNNNNNNNNNNNNNNNNNNNNNNNNNNNNNNNNNNNNNNNNNNNNNNNNNNNNNNNNNNNNNNNNNNNNNNNNNNNNNNNNNNNNNNNNNNNNNNNNNNNNNNNNNNNNNNNNNNNNNNNNNNNNNNNNNNNNNNNNNNNNNNNNNNNNNNNNNNNNNNNNNNNNNNNNNNNNNNNNNNNNNNNNNNNNNNNNNNNNNNNNNNNNNNNNNNNNNNNNNNNNNNNNNNNNNNNNNNNNNNNNNNNNNNNNNNNNNNNNNNNNNNNNNNNNNTCAACAAATTACCTTAAGCAATATAATTAGATGTATAATTTTGAATTCTTTCATTCACTCAGGCAATTTGATGTTAATAAGTTTGACGTCTCTTAAACATACAACTACATACTCAGCAGTATAATTTTTTCTTAAAGTGAACATATCAATCTATGTTTCAGATATGCTCTGGGAGGGTACGATGGAGACCAAATGCTTTCCACTGTGGAGATCTTTGACCCTCGTGCCAATTCGTGGAGGATAGGCAGCCCGTTCAGCGTCCCAAGAGGATATGGGTGTGCAGTCACAGCGGACGACAATGTGTACCTCATTGGCGGGTCCGAATCCAATGGAGAAACTATTGAAACTGTATGGTTTCTGACAGTTTACTCTGGATTACTGATCGTTTCTTCTATGTATTCAAGCCTCACTACTTTCCTTCTTCTGTGTGGCTTCGCAGGTGGAAGTTTACAATGAGAGGCAAGGCTGGTCTATCCCTGGCTACAAGGCGATAGGGAAGAGGGCCTTCGCCTCTGCCATCGTCGTTTGACAGGGCTGCAGATCTCATATCCTGCCCACATTTTGCTTTTTGCCAGAGCCCATGGGTTCTGTACAGTATGAGATGCCGATCACAGTATACCCTCTTCTCGAAACAGCCGCTGGGGGTTTGAGAAATTTTTCGCGCCCGCGCCCCCCTTTGCCGATGTACAGATGTAACCCATCAGTTTGGTGCTTGTCTCAGACACCATGGGATAGATCTCACAGCAACACAAGGTCTTAACGCTAACAGAGCACCTGCAGCATATCCTCCTGCTGCGTTATTGAGTGGGCGCAGACAAGCGGTTCCTTGTTTCTGTTTGTTTTTGAGGCGATACTTGAGGGCGCCTGAACAAATTAAACTGCTCGCGGTTCATTAGTGGCTACTCCGAAAGTTGGAATGAAAAAAAAAAACTGTTTTTGCAATGTGCGGCCTGGGGATTCTTGGTGCTGAAGCACCATGTGTTTATTCTGTTCTTGTACCTAGCTTAGCTAGTAGCTCTGCCTTTTCCGGCAGCCGGTGGAGATAAATAGTGGCTGTTTTGGAATGTTGGACTATTCTGGCGGTTCCGGTGGGAAAGTTGGGATGGAATGCAACGCTGCTAATCGAAGAATATGGTCCTAACTCACAGCCCCTAACCCCGCCTAACTGTCTATCTATTATAGGGGCAAAGCTTTGTTCGCTCAAGCTTGAGCGGCAAGGCACCTTGAGAGATTGCTAACCAGTGGATAGTTCCCATGGTGTGAAGCGCCGGGGCGAAATCTTTCGAACTTCTCTTTGTTCTTTACAACTATCTCCTCATTTATTCATTGATCAAAATAGTGGCATCGCTTACAATAAAGGGAATAACCGCATTAGAACTAGTATCCGTCCTACAACTAGGGGGAGAAAATTTGGCTAACCTAGCCAATTCGTGAGCTACTTGATTGCTCTCTCTATTACAATGTTCATAAATGACATGATTGAAATCTAATGACATGAAATAACAATCATTGAATATAGCACTAGCAATTGAAGAAGAGTTGCCTTCTTTAGAGCATCAACCACCTCTATACTATCGGAGTTGATTTTAGTCTTGTTACATCCAGCAGTACGGGCTAG contains:
- the LOC119274979 gene encoding uncharacterized protein LOC119274979; amino-acid sequence: MGTGRKAETYNAPAPKQDRSNTRWYGDQSFPARNLGEDALAGVIFGCTNKTMNECLSKQLFGLPACHFSYVKNIKPGLPLFLFSYSDRKLHGIFEAATPGQLTIDQFAWSHDGRTKTQYPAQVRVSIKTQCLPLPENIYKGVISGNYHKFRHFHFELDHAQTRDLVSLFVPAPVGAVPNERNFSVPRAPVDAAPNRCSLSGPLPSPIGAQLVRGVVSTESGSTDGEQFAGSAYSVDRNADHASASRTSKSNFDEEPSEWDDLDDGVTEKGTKSVNDGHPHINPLNGQQHDPMDVLQKLQELSLLRQEKAQPSEVAVDYTSGRSRLQESPLGAAFGKDPSNATLGGDAPVKDSTSFEQLCGNDELLQIINELSKKTEAIGKKQTESDEEILVLRATVKDMERKIQELQYQYGKLQLEYSAALLGEPRNILEGPSIFLIGGHNGITWLPSLDSFYPTADRLVPLRPMSSARSYAAVAALNDHLFVIGGGDGDSWYTTVECYNRVSNEWMACPCLKQKKGSLAGATLNGKIFAIGGGDESRSFSEVEMFDPVLGSWIYSPSMQQCRFAPAAAELNGILYVVGGYDFSDDSYLQSAERYDPREGFWTQLASMKTKRGSHSVTVLGEARYALGGYDGDQMLSTVEIFDPRANSWRIGSPFSVPRGYGCAVTADDNVYLIGGSESNGETIETVEVYNERQGWSIPGYKAIGKRAFASAIVV